A genomic segment from Phragmites australis chromosome 6, lpPhrAust1.1, whole genome shotgun sequence encodes:
- the LOC133920858 gene encoding uncharacterized protein LOC133920858 isoform X2, translating to MMNVLSSHPQNVQLRSIQEMSIRGRSFKLPCPASAWNNNNSSTADLPCGTGAGGNRRHRPLFVAVRAVSGRGESSSGEDDDQEKQNKKDEGSSGSGLSREDLERLVGPDDAKFNGLDLANLIRKKYGRSYDVTLIKKEFMGRNLLAMNVMWKYREQRSFPLSEEEYLLRLDDVANTLKCWGAVAHVRNTLEKLKERPRIGKAVSIFIDMDETGGRSNEWIYK from the exons ATGATGAATGTTCTCTCCAGCCACCCCCAAAATGTGCAGCTGCGCAGTATTCAGGAGATGTCTATCAGAGGAAGATCATTCAAGTTGCCATGCCCAGCTTCAGCTTGGAATAATAATAACTCATCGACAGCAGACCTCCCTTGTGGAACAGGAGCAGGAGGCAATAGGAGGCATCGTCCATTATTTGTCGCAGTCAGAGCAGTCAGTGGCAGAGGTGAATCGAGCAGCGGCGAAGACGATGACCAAGAGAAGCAAAACAAGAAAGACGAG GGTAGCTCTGGGTCTGGGTTGTCCAGAGAGGATTTGGAACGGCTGGTTGGGCCCGACGATGCCAAGTTCAACGGGTTGGATCTTGCAAATCTCATCAGGAAGAAGTACGGTAGATCGTACGATGTGACGCTCATAAAGAAG GAGTTCATGGGAAGGAACCTGTTGGCTATGAATGTGATGTGGAAGTACAGGGAGCAG AGATCGTTCCCGTTGAGCGAGGAGGAGTACCTGCTGCGGCTGGATGATGTGGCCAACACGCTCAAGTGCTGGGGAGCCGTGGCGCATGTCCGGAACACgttggagaagctcaaggagagGCCAAGGATTGGCAAA GCGGTGAGCATCTTCATCGACATGGACGAGACGGGAGGGCGCTCAAACGAGTGGATATACAAGTGA
- the LOC133920853 gene encoding small ribosomal subunit protein mS86 (rPPR1)-like, giving the protein MAAALRRCPSLLLRRQLLSTQTQLQTPATPVELSRLKSSIRNAATTPDDLASLFLSALPHPAFLADRPLFALSVHRLASAGRRDLVASILSSSLTALPKPHPSEGFLIRLISLYSAAGMPDHSLTAFNLVHPPSDRALSALLSAYHDNRLYDRAVQAFNTLPDELSIKPGVVSHNVLLKSLVASGDVAAARAVFDEMPDKAGVQPDIVSCNEILKGYLNNSDDAAFNELLKEITAPRRRLKPNVGTYNLRLAALCAKGRSFEAEELLDAMGAKGVLLNRVSFNTVVKGLCNEGEVGAAMALFKKMPEVRRQKGTGVPPNFETYNMLLEALVNKSVFGPALEVCKECLQNKWAPPFQSVKGLVQGLVKSRKAKQAKEIIMAMRKAVKGDAKEEWVKVEAEFPLVLVDKKEEPCMA; this is encoded by the coding sequence ATGGCCGCCGCCCTCCGCCGGTGCCCATccctcctccttcgccgccaGCTCCTCTCCACCCAAACCCAGCTCCAGACCCCTGCAACCCCCGTCGAGCTCTCCCGCCTCAAGTCCTCCATCCGCAACGCCGCCACCACGCCGGACGATCTCGCTTCCCTCTTCCTCTCCGCCCTCCCCCACCCCGCCTTCCTCGCCGACCGCCCCCTCTTCGCACTCTCCGTCCACCGCCTCGCCTCAGCCGGCCGCCGCGACCTCGTTGCCTCCattctctcctcctccctcaccGCCCTCCCCAAGCCCCACCCCTCCGAGGGCTTCCTCATCCGCCTCATCTCCCTCTACTCTGCCGCAGGCATGCCCGACCACTCCCTCACCGCCTTCAACCTCGTCCACCCGCCCTCCGACCGCGCGCTCTCCGCCCTCCTCTCTGCCTACCACGACAACCGCCTCTACGACCGCGCCGTCCAAGCCTTCAACACCCTCCCCGACGAGCTCAGCATCAAGCCGGGCGTCGTCTCCCACAACGTCCTCCTCAAGTCCCTCGTCGCCAGCGGTGAtgtcgccgccgcccgcgctgTGTTTGACGAAATGCCAGACAAGGCCGGCGTCCAGCCGGACATCGTTTCCTGCAATGAGATCCTCAAAGGCTACCTCAACAACAGTGACGATGCCGCCTTCAACGAACTACTTAAGGAGATCACTGCTCCCAGAAGGCGACTGAAGCCCAATGTCGGGACCTACAACCTCCGGTTGGCTGCGCTGTGCGCGAAAGGGAGGAGCTTTGAGGCTGAAGAGTTGCTGGACGCCATGGGGGCGAAGGGTGTGCTGCTCAACCGGGTGAGCTTTAACACGGTCGTCAAGGGGCTCTGCAACGAGGGGGAGGTGGGTGCTGCCATGGCGCTATTCAAAAAGATGCCAGAGGTGCGCAGGCAGAAGGGCACAGGGGTGCCGCCCAACTTCGAGACTTACAACATGCTGCTTGAGGCGCTGGTCAACAAGAGCGTGTTTGGTCCTGCGCTGGAGGTATGCAAGGAGTGCTTGCAAAACAAGTGGGCACCACCGTTCCAATCTGTCAAAGGGTTGGTTCAGGGTTTGGTCAAGAGTAGGAAGGCCAAACAAGCGAAGGAGATTATCATGGCAATGAGGAAGGCCGTCAAGGGTGATGCCAAAGAGGAGTGGGTCAAAGTTGAGGCTGAGTTTCCATTGGTGCTTGTTGACAAGAAAGAGGAACCATGCATGGCATAG
- the LOC133920858 gene encoding uncharacterized protein LOC133920858 isoform X1 yields MMNVLSSHPQNVQLRSIQEMSIRGRSFKLPCPASAWNNNNSSTADLPCGTGAGGNRRHRPLFVAVRAVSGRGESSSGEDDDQEKQNKKDEGSSGSGLSREDLERLVGPDDAKFNGLDLANLIRKKYGRSYDVTLIKKEFMGRNLLAMNVMWKYREQRSFPLSEEEYLLRLDDVANTLKCWGAVAHVRNTLEKLKERPRIGKVRGEHLHRHGRDGRALKRVDIQVK; encoded by the exons ATGATGAATGTTCTCTCCAGCCACCCCCAAAATGTGCAGCTGCGCAGTATTCAGGAGATGTCTATCAGAGGAAGATCATTCAAGTTGCCATGCCCAGCTTCAGCTTGGAATAATAATAACTCATCGACAGCAGACCTCCCTTGTGGAACAGGAGCAGGAGGCAATAGGAGGCATCGTCCATTATTTGTCGCAGTCAGAGCAGTCAGTGGCAGAGGTGAATCGAGCAGCGGCGAAGACGATGACCAAGAGAAGCAAAACAAGAAAGACGAG GGTAGCTCTGGGTCTGGGTTGTCCAGAGAGGATTTGGAACGGCTGGTTGGGCCCGACGATGCCAAGTTCAACGGGTTGGATCTTGCAAATCTCATCAGGAAGAAGTACGGTAGATCGTACGATGTGACGCTCATAAAGAAG GAGTTCATGGGAAGGAACCTGTTGGCTATGAATGTGATGTGGAAGTACAGGGAGCAG AGATCGTTCCCGTTGAGCGAGGAGGAGTACCTGCTGCGGCTGGATGATGTGGCCAACACGCTCAAGTGCTGGGGAGCCGTGGCGCATGTCCGGAACACgttggagaagctcaaggagagGCCAAGGATTGGCAAAGTGC GCGGTGAGCATCTTCATCGACATGGACGAGACGGGAGGGCGCTCAAACGAGTGGATATACAAGTGAAGTGA
- the LOC133920855 gene encoding uncharacterized protein LOC133920855, with translation MALSLRAGASYATAPPRPRRRVASFRATASTPALNRRRRPQNVSGEFFVDHRCIDCQTCRWIAPEVFKRVDGQAAVAAQPSSEEERTKALQALLSCPTASIHTEKPPEDILQVQNMFPLPIDQNQLPGVYLCGYHSEDSYGATSYLVTHPEGNILIDSPRYTPKLANNIEKLGGARYMFLTHIDDVADHRKWAERLKCERIIHSGDVEEVTADVEWKLNGNGPWNIGTDFVLIHTPGHTEGSVCLYYKPLKVLFTGDHVAKSEESDDLNLFLIYSKQSVSLQLDSIRKLLEVDFEWLLPGHGYRIRYKDVQAKNSAFESLLANYTS, from the exons ATGGCGCTGAGCCTTCGCGCCGGCGCGTCCTACGCAACCGCACCGCCGCGCCCCCGACGACGCGTGGCGTCGTTCCGCGCCACAGCCTCCACCCCGGCGCTAAACCGACGGCGCCGCCCGCAGAACGTGTCCGGCGAGTTCTTCGTCG ACCACCGGTGCATCGACTGCCAGACCTGCCGATGGATAGCGCCC GAGGTGTTCAAGAGGGTGGATGGGCAGGCCGCCGTAGCAGCGCAGCCCagctcggaggaggagaggaCCAAGGCCCTGCAG GCACTGCTCTCTTGTCCAACTGCCTCAATCCACACTGAGAAACCTCCGGAGGACATTCTTCAAGTGCAAAACATGTTTCCTCTCCCCATCGACCAGAATCAGCTTCCA GGTGTTTATCTTTGTGGTTACCATTCTGAGGACTCGTACGGGGCAACATCTTATCTGGTAACTCATCCAGAAGGAAACATACTGATTGACAG cCCAAGGTATACTCCAAAGCTGGCGAACAATATTGAAAAGCTTGGTGGAGCGCGCTACATGTTTTTGACCCACAT TGATGATGTGGCAGATCACAGGAAGTGGGCTGAGCGGCTAAAATGTGAAAGAATCATTCATTCCGGAGAT GTAGAGGAGGTTACTGCAGATGTTGAGTGGAAACTTAATGGAAATGGACCATGGAACATTGGAACAGATTTTGTACTTATCCATACGCCAGGCCACACGGAA GGCTCGGTCTGCTTGTATTACAAACCGCTGAAGGTGCTATTCACTGGAGACCATGTTGCAAAATCAGAAGAATCTGATGATCTGAATCTCTTTCTGATATACAGCAAGCAATCAG TGAGCCTGCAACTGGATAGCATTAGGAAGCTATTAGAGGTAGACTTCGAGTGGCTTTTACCTG GACACGGCTATCGAATCAGGTACAAAGATGTACAAGCCAAGAATTCAGCTTTCGAGTCCCTCCTAGCTAACTACACGAGCTAG